A stretch of DNA from Arachis hypogaea cultivar Tifrunner chromosome 19, arahy.Tifrunner.gnm2.J5K5, whole genome shotgun sequence:
GATACCCTGTACGGGCTGGGGGACACACCCGTAAAACCACTAGGATTCATACTCCTACATACAACTTTTGAAAAGGGGATTAAATCCAAAACTCTAAGCATCGATTTCATAGTCGTTATTGTGGGTTCGGCCTATAATGTCTTAATAGGTAGAACAACCCTTAATCGGCttggagcagtggtatccaccccatctgtgcatgaaattc
This window harbors:
- the LOC140182196 gene encoding uncharacterized protein, which gives rise to MILAYAHLHRTLVDQESSVDILFKPAFDKLGLDEKELRAYPDTLYGLGDTPVKPLGFILLHTTFEKGIKSKTLSIDFIVVIVGSAYNVLIGRTTLNRLGAVVSTPSVHEIPIPEGIATIRGDQKLARKCYNEA